From Pleurodeles waltl isolate 20211129_DDA chromosome 1_1, aPleWal1.hap1.20221129, whole genome shotgun sequence, a single genomic window includes:
- the LOC138291655 gene encoding uncharacterized protein slr1851-like has product MERPTPRQACIVSYTGVSLYRASSTEASLYGPSYTEASLYGVAYTEANLYRVSYTEASLYGISYTKASMYGGSYTEASLYGVAYTEASLYRVSYTGASLYGISYTKASQYGGSYTEANLYGVAYTRPACIEYPTLRPA; this is encoded by the coding sequence ATGGAGCGTCCTACACCGAGGCAAGCCTGTATAGTGTCCTACACTGGGGTCAGCCTGTATAGAGCATCCTCCACTGAGGCAAGCCTGTATGGACCGTCCTACACTGAGGCAAGCCTGTATGGAGTGGCCTACACTGAGGCCAACCTGTATAGAGTATCATACACTGAGGCCAGCCTGTATGGAATATCCTACACTAAGGCCAGCATGTATGGAGGGTCCTACACTGAGGCAAGCCTGTATGGAGTAGCCTACACCGAGGCCAGCCTGTATAGAGTATCCTACACTGGGGCTAGCCTGTATGGAATATCCTACACTAAGGCCAGCCAGTATGGAGGGTCCTACACTGAGGCAAACCTGTATGGAGTGGCCTACACGAGGCCAGCCTGTATAGAGTATCCTACACTGAGGCCAGCCTGA
- the LOC138246648 gene encoding zinc finger protein 271-like, which yields MRTRKNPNSRTTAEKNGKSNRHEKNVDIGQNNISRAEVNAREKSFKCDKCERSFTRNTQLTIHMRNHTGEKPYKCTECGKDFSIKAVLVTHTKKHKGEKPYACSECKKSFCLSSELLVHMRNHTGEKPYECGECGKRFTVRSVLVRHQMMHKGVKPHLCKECGKRFYVRSVLLKHQRIHNQRERPYVCSECGKNFADKPTLVRHQRLHTGEKPHQCSQCGKCFAEKNYLTKHQAVHSYVKPYPCSTCERRFNDGSALARHQKLHMKIKPYPCSQCDKAFTEKALLQTHLRRHSGERPHICQECGKKFGVRSCLFRHLKIHTGEKPYQCTECPKCFASKSGLVNHHFMHTEERPYSCEECGQRFSLRCTMLKHSRTHTREKPFACSECDQSFAVQSSLKAHQKTHSGEKPFPCDECGKRFSRTTELALHKRLHTGEKPYPCTECEKSFIKSSFLIRHLRRHTGEKPYKCSECCSSYGNTQSLVKHQRVHIRIAPYTCKTCGQGQCATGNSCSPQQLKTTKKRDPTNL from the coding sequence ATGCGTACCCGTAAAAATCCCAACTCGAGGACAACAGCCGAAAAGAATGGGAAATCGAACAGACATGAGAAAAATGTGGACATCGGCCAAAATAATATATCTCGTGCAGAAGTCAACGCTAGAGAGAAATCTTTCAAGTGTGATAAATGCGAGCGAAGTTTTACTCGAAATACGCAACTAACTATACACATGAGGAACCACACAGGAGAGAAGCCGtataaatgtactgaatgtggGAAAGATTTCAGCATAAAAGCAGTTCTTGTAACACATACAAAAAAGCATAAAGGGGAGAAGCCATATGCATGCAGTGAATGTAAGAAAAGTTTCTGTCTCAGCTCAGAACTACTTGTCCATATGAGAAATCATACAGGAGAGAAACCATATGAATGTGGCGAATGTGGGAAAAGGTTCACAGTCCGCTCAGTGCTTGTGCGACATCAGATGATGCACAAAGGAGTGAAACCCCATCTGTGTAAGGAATGTGGGAAGAGATTTTATGTTCGCTCAGTTTTGTTAAAGCACCAAAGAATACATAATCAAAGGGAACGACCATATGTGTGTAGTGAATGTGGGAAGAACTTTGCTGACAAGCCAACCTTGGTAAGACATCAGCggttgcacacaggagagaaaccccATCAGTGCTCTCAATGTGGGAAATGTTTTGCCGAAAAAAACTATCTTACAAAACACCAGGCAGTCCATTCATATGTGAAACCCTACCCATGTAGTACATGTGAACGCAGGTTTAATGACGGCTCGGCCCTGGCACGGCATCAAAAGCTCCACATGAAGATTAAGCCGTACCCCTGCAGTCAGTGTGACAAAGCCTTCACTGAAAAAGCGCTGCTTCAGACTCACCTGAGACGTCACTCAGGGGAAAGGCCCCATATTTGTCAGGAATGTGGAAAGAAATTTGGTGTCCGCTCATGTCTCTTTAGACATCTaaaaatacacacaggagaaaagccttATCAGTGCACTGAGTGTCCGAAGTGTTTTGCCTCTAAATCGGGGCTTGTGAACCATCACTTTATGCACACCGAGGAGAGGCCGTATTCATGTGAGGAATGCGGCCAGCGGTTCAGCCTCCGATGCACAATGCTGAAGCACAGCAGAACTCACACCAGAGAGAAACCCTTTGCTTGCAGTGAATGTGATCAAAGCTTTGCTGTCCAGTCGTCGCTGAAAGCGCATCAGAAAACGCACAGCGGAGAAAAACCCTTCCCGTGTGATGAATGCGGAAAGAGATTCAGCCGGACTACAGAATTAGCTTTACACAAGAGGttacacacaggagagaaacccTATCCCTGTACTGAATGTGAGAAGAGCTTCATCAAAAGCTCCTTCCTGATTCGACACTTACGACGACACACGGGCGAGAAGCCCTACAAGTGCTCGGAATGCTGCTCCAGCTATGGCAACACGCAGTCTCTTGTCAAGCACCAGCGAGTTCACATAAGGATCGCACCCTATACCTGTAAGACCTGTGGCCAGGGACAATGTGCCACTGGCAATTCCTGCTCTCCACAACAACTCAAGACCACGAAAAAGAGAGACCCCACAAATCTATAA